A single region of the Mus caroli chromosome 16, CAROLI_EIJ_v1.1, whole genome shotgun sequence genome encodes:
- the Cggbp1 gene encoding CGG triplet repeat-binding protein 1: MERFVVTAPPARNRSKTALYVTPLDRVTEFGGELHEDGGKLFCTSCNVVLNHVRKSAISDHLKSKTHTKRKAEFEEQNVRKKQRPLTASLQCNSTAQTEKVSVIQDFVKMCLEANIPLEKADHPAVRAFLSRHVKNGGSIPKSDQLRRAYLPDGYENENQLLNSQDC, encoded by the coding sequence ATGGAACGGTTTGTTGTAACAGCACCACCTGCTCGAAATCGTTCTAAGACTGCTTTGTATGTAACCCCTCTGGATCGAGTCACTGAGTTTGGAGGTGAGCTTCATGAGGACGGAGGCAAACTCTTCTGCACTTCCTGCAATGTGGTGCTGAATCATGTTCGCAAGTCTGCCATTAGTGACCACCTCAAGTCAAAGACTCATACAAAGAGGAAGGCAGAATTTGAAGAGCAAAAtgtgagaaagaagcagaggccCCTGACTGCATCTCTTCAGTGCAACAGTACTGCGCAAACAGAGAAAGTCAGTGTTATCCAGGACTTTGTGAAAATGTGCCTGGAAGCCAACATCCCCCTGGAGAAGGCTGATCATCCCGCAGTGCGAGCATTCCTGTCTCGGCATGTGAAGAACGGAGGGTCCATACCTAAGTCAGACCAGCTGAGGAGAGCATATCTGCCTGATGGCTATGAGAATGAAAATCAGCTCCTCAACTCACAAGATTGTTGA